A genomic segment from Glycine max cultivar Williams 82 chromosome 1, Glycine_max_v4.0, whole genome shotgun sequence encodes:
- the LOC100778054 gene encoding probable galacturonosyltransferase-like 3: MPPKLTLVLVVLFFAPVDAHFPATGELPTFREAPAFRNGRECRNRARSDSVIHIAMTLDATYLRGSVAGVFSVLRHASCPENIVFHFIGTTRRSTELRRIITATFPYLAFYLYQFDANLVRGKISYSIRRALDQPLNYARMYLADLLPATVRRIIYFDSDLIVVDDVAKLWSIDLHARVLGAPEYCHANFTNYFTHRFWSNPSYAASFKGRDACYFNTGVMVIDLWKWREGRYTEKLERWMRIQKRNRIYELGSLPPFLLVFAGDVERVEHRWNQHGLGGDNLEGLCRDLHPGPVSLLHWSGKGKPWLRIDSKKPCPLDSLWAPYDLFRHLPSLFSDS, translated from the coding sequence ATGCCACCGAAACTCACACTCGTGTTGGTGGTGCTGTTTTTCGCCCCCGTTGACGCGCATTTTCCGGCAACCGGAGAGCTTCCAACGTTCCGCGAGGCGCCGGCATTCCGCAACGGAAGAGAATGCCGCAACCGCGCGCGGAGCGACTCCGTGATCCACATCGCGATGACGCTGGACGCGACCTACCTCCGCGGCTCCGTCGCCGGTGTGTTCTCCGTCCTGCGGCACGCATCATGTCCGGAGAACATCGTGTTCCACTTTATCGGCACCACGCGCCGAAGCACGGAGCTCCGCCGCATCATTACCGCGACGTTCCCGTACCTCGCCTTCTACCTGTACCAATTCGACGCGAACCTCGTCCGCGGCAAGATCTCGTATTCAATCCGACGCGCGCTAGATCAACCGTTGAACTACGCGCGCATGTACCTCGCGGATCTTCTTCCGGCGACCGTCCGGCGAATCATCTACTTCGACTCCGACCTCATCGTCGTTGATGACGTGGCGAAGCTATGGAGCATTGATCTCCACGCGCGCGTGCTCGGCGCTCCCGAGTACTGCCACGCTAACTTCACGAACTACTTCACGCACCGCTTCTGGTCGAACCCTAGCTACGCGGCGTCGTTTAAGGGACGTGACGCGTGCTACTTCAACACTGGCGTAATGGTTATCGATCTATGGAAGTGGCGCGAGGGAAGGTACACGGAGAAGCTCGAGAGGTGGATGCGGATCCAGAAGCGGAACCGCATCTATGAGCTAGGTTCATTGCCGCCGTTTCTGCTTGTTTTCGCCGGCGACGTGGAGCGCGTGGAGCACCGGTGGAACCAGCACGGCCTCGGCGGCGATAACCTCGAAGGTCTCTGCCGAGATCTGCATCCCGGTCCGGTGAGTTTGCTTCACTGGAGCGGCAAGGGGAAGCCGTGGCTGCGAATCGATTCAAAGAAGCCGTGTCCGTTGGATAGTCTTTGGGCTCCGTACGATCTCTTCCGTCACTTGCCGTCGCTGTTCTCCGATTCATAG